One genomic segment of Actinoplanes ianthinogenes includes these proteins:
- the polA gene encoding DNA polymerase I — MSDDATTPRLLLLDGHSLAYRAYFALPVENFSTATGQHTNAVFGFTSMLINMLRDEKPTHIVVSFDLSRKSFRTEKYADYKAGRSETPAPFQGQVSLIQEVLEALRIPVVTKENYEADDVIATLATQARAAGMEVIISSGDRDAFQLAEEHVTILYPVRGVSEVWRMTPEAIEAKYFVPPSRYRDKAALVGESSDNLTGVPGVGDKTAAKWINEYGGLDGVIANVDKIKGKAGESLRAHLAEVMRNYELNALIRDLELPLRPEDVRWHGWDREAVHQLFDALEFRVLRERLYSYLEAVEPEAESGFDLAGQVLRAGEVAGWLTEHAAAAPVGLAVTGSFGRGTGQVTGIAVATGSGPAAWFDPAALDETDERAVAAWLADPARPKVIHDAKPALLAFRAHGWAFDGVTTDTALAAYLAKPDQRGYDLTDLALRYLKRELKVDAPDDGQLALSFDGDGQDTAAEEGVMLRARATLDLADVLTAELSRDGGASQRLLAEVELPLAVVLAEMESKGIAADTGYLSELEATFAAEVKAAQQAAHEVHGREFNLGSPKQLQEILFVERNLPKTRKIKSGYTTDADSLQDLFAKTEDPLLAHLLRYRDMAKLKSTVDGLLKSVSDDGRIHTTFNQTVAATGRLSSTDPNLQNIPIRTEEGRRIRRAFVVGGEFEQLMTADYSQIEMRIMAHLSKDEALIAAFNSGADFHAATASSVFHVELDQVTADQRRKIKAMNYGLAYGLSSFGLSNQLTISNDEAKALMEEYFQRFGGVRDYLKAVVLQAGKDGYTATILGRRRYLPDLSSDNRQRREMAERMALNAPIQGSAADIIKVAMLKVDAALRSSGLSSRMLLQVHDELVFEVAPGERDALEELVRREMGGAYPLSVPLEVSVGTGRDWNGADH, encoded by the coding sequence GTGAGTGACGACGCGACGACCCCCCGCCTGCTGCTGCTAGACGGTCATTCGCTGGCCTACCGGGCGTATTTCGCCCTGCCCGTGGAGAATTTCTCGACGGCCACCGGCCAGCACACCAACGCGGTGTTCGGCTTCACGTCGATGCTCATCAACATGCTGCGCGACGAGAAGCCGACCCACATCGTGGTCTCCTTCGACCTCTCCCGGAAATCCTTCCGCACCGAGAAGTACGCGGACTACAAGGCCGGCCGCTCGGAGACCCCGGCGCCGTTCCAGGGCCAGGTCAGCCTGATCCAGGAGGTCCTGGAGGCGCTGCGCATCCCGGTGGTGACCAAGGAGAACTACGAGGCCGACGACGTCATCGCGACGCTGGCGACGCAGGCCCGCGCGGCCGGCATGGAGGTGATCATCTCCTCCGGTGACCGGGACGCGTTCCAGCTCGCCGAGGAGCACGTCACCATCCTCTACCCGGTCCGCGGCGTCTCCGAGGTCTGGCGGATGACCCCCGAGGCCATCGAGGCGAAGTATTTCGTCCCCCCGTCGCGCTATCGGGACAAGGCCGCCCTGGTCGGCGAGTCCAGCGACAACCTGACCGGCGTGCCCGGCGTCGGCGACAAGACCGCCGCCAAGTGGATCAATGAGTACGGCGGCCTGGACGGCGTCATCGCGAACGTCGACAAGATCAAGGGCAAGGCCGGCGAGAGCCTGCGCGCCCACCTCGCCGAGGTCATGCGCAACTACGAGCTCAACGCGCTGATCCGCGACCTGGAGCTGCCGCTGCGGCCGGAGGACGTGCGCTGGCACGGCTGGGACCGCGAGGCCGTGCACCAGTTGTTCGACGCCCTCGAGTTCCGGGTGCTCCGCGAGCGGCTCTACTCCTACCTCGAGGCCGTCGAGCCCGAGGCCGAGTCCGGCTTCGACCTGGCCGGGCAGGTGCTGCGGGCCGGCGAGGTGGCCGGCTGGCTCACCGAGCACGCCGCGGCCGCCCCGGTCGGTCTCGCCGTCACCGGCTCCTTCGGCCGCGGCACCGGCCAGGTGACCGGCATCGCGGTGGCCACCGGCAGCGGCCCGGCCGCCTGGTTCGACCCGGCCGCCCTGGACGAGACGGACGAGCGCGCGGTCGCCGCCTGGCTCGCCGACCCGGCCCGGCCCAAGGTGATCCACGACGCCAAGCCGGCCCTGCTCGCGTTCCGGGCGCACGGCTGGGCGTTCGACGGCGTCACCACCGACACTGCCCTCGCCGCCTACCTGGCGAAACCCGACCAGCGCGGCTACGACCTCACCGACCTGGCGCTGCGTTACCTCAAACGCGAGCTGAAGGTCGACGCGCCGGACGACGGCCAGCTCGCCCTCTCGTTCGACGGCGACGGCCAGGACACCGCGGCCGAGGAGGGCGTGATGCTGCGCGCCCGGGCCACCCTCGACCTGGCCGACGTGCTCACCGCCGAGCTGTCCCGGGACGGCGGCGCGTCGCAGCGCCTGCTCGCCGAGGTGGAGCTGCCGCTCGCGGTGGTGCTCGCCGAGATGGAGAGCAAGGGCATCGCCGCCGACACCGGCTACCTCTCCGAGCTGGAGGCGACCTTCGCCGCCGAGGTGAAAGCGGCCCAGCAGGCGGCGCACGAGGTGCACGGCCGGGAGTTCAACCTGGGCTCGCCCAAGCAGCTCCAGGAGATCCTCTTCGTCGAGCGCAACCTGCCCAAGACTCGGAAGATCAAGTCGGGGTACACCACCGACGCGGACTCCCTCCAGGACCTCTTCGCGAAAACCGAGGATCCGCTGCTGGCCCACCTCCTGCGGTACCGCGACATGGCGAAACTGAAGTCGACGGTGGACGGGCTGCTCAAGTCGGTCTCCGACGACGGGCGGATCCACACCACGTTCAACCAGACGGTGGCCGCGACCGGCCGGCTGTCGTCCACCGATCCGAACCTGCAGAACATCCCGATCCGCACGGAGGAGGGCCGGCGGATCCGCCGGGCGTTCGTCGTCGGCGGCGAGTTCGAGCAGCTGATGACCGCCGACTACAGCCAGATCGAGATGCGGATCATGGCGCACCTGTCGAAGGACGAGGCGCTGATCGCGGCGTTCAACTCCGGCGCCGACTTCCACGCCGCGACCGCCTCCTCGGTCTTCCACGTCGAGCTCGACCAGGTCACCGCCGACCAGCGCCGCAAGATCAAGGCGATGAACTACGGCTTGGCGTACGGTCTGAGTTCGTTCGGCCTCTCCAACCAGCTGACCATCTCGAACGACGAGGCCAAGGCGCTGATGGAGGAGTACTTCCAGCGCTTCGGCGGCGTGCGCGACTACCTCAAGGCCGTGGTGCTCCAGGCCGGCAAGGACGGCTACACCGCGACCATCCTGGGCCGCCGGCGGTACCTGCCCGACCTGAGCAGCGACAACCGGCAGCGGCGGGAGATGGCCGAGCGGATGGCGCTGAACGCGCCGATCCAGGGCTCGGCCGCGGACATCATCAAGGTCGCCATGCTGAAGGTGGACGCGGCGCTGCGCTCGTCCGGGCTCTCCTCGCGGATGCTTCTCCAGGTGCACGACGAGCTGGTGTTCGAGGTGGCGCCGGGGGAGCGGGACGCGCTGGAGGAGCTGGTCCGGCGGGAGATGGGCGGGGCCTATCCGCTCTCCGTGCCGCTGGAGGTCTCGGTCGGCACCGGCCGCGACTGGAACGGCGCCGACCACTGA
- the coaE gene encoding dephospho-CoA kinase, producing MLKVGLTGGIGAGKSAVATRLAQLGAVVVDADRLSREVVEPGTDGLAEIVDAFGSGVLTPEGALDRPALGAKVFGDEAARRRLERIIHPRVRARTAEMIQDAPDDAIVVNDVPLLVETGLAPTYQLVVVVAADREVRVQRLVRDRGMSAAEAAARIGAQADDATREAAADVLLPNVADLTTLHARVDALWHDRLVEFERNVRLGVAARKSPALSVVAPDPAWPQAAARLIARIRHHLGDALGSAEVHHIGSTAVPGLPAKDIIDLMLSVRTLDQADALAGRLAAAGFPSRPGEWTDSARGLSGETWPKRMHGSADPGRPVILHVRVAGSPGWRFALLMRDHLRAVPEARDAYAAAKAELALRFADRAGYATAKEPWFDEEARAADDWAEATGWQPPAF from the coding sequence ATGCTGAAGGTCGGTCTCACCGGTGGTATCGGCGCGGGCAAGAGTGCCGTGGCCACTCGGCTCGCGCAGCTCGGCGCGGTGGTCGTCGATGCCGACAGGCTCTCCCGCGAGGTGGTCGAGCCGGGCACCGACGGGCTCGCCGAGATCGTCGACGCGTTCGGGTCGGGGGTGCTCACGCCGGAGGGCGCGCTGGACCGGCCCGCGCTCGGCGCCAAGGTCTTCGGCGACGAGGCGGCCCGCCGCCGGCTGGAGCGGATCATCCACCCGCGGGTCCGGGCGCGCACCGCCGAGATGATCCAGGACGCGCCGGACGACGCGATCGTGGTGAACGACGTTCCGCTGCTGGTGGAGACGGGACTCGCTCCGACGTACCAGCTGGTGGTCGTGGTGGCGGCGGACCGTGAGGTGCGGGTCCAGCGGTTGGTGCGCGATCGTGGCATGTCGGCGGCCGAGGCCGCCGCCCGGATCGGCGCGCAGGCCGACGACGCCACCCGCGAGGCCGCCGCCGATGTCCTGCTGCCGAACGTGGCTGATCTCACAACGCTGCACGCCCGGGTGGACGCGCTGTGGCACGACCGGCTGGTGGAGTTCGAGCGCAATGTCCGGCTCGGCGTCGCGGCCCGCAAGTCGCCCGCGCTGAGCGTCGTGGCGCCCGATCCGGCCTGGCCGCAGGCGGCCGCCCGGCTGATCGCCCGGATCCGGCATCATCTCGGCGACGCCCTCGGCTCCGCCGAGGTGCATCACATCGGGTCGACCGCGGTGCCGGGTCTGCCGGCCAAGGACATCATCGATCTCATGCTTTCGGTACGCACTCTGGACCAGGCCGACGCGCTCGCCGGCCGTCTCGCCGCGGCCGGTTTCCCGAGCCGCCCGGGCGAGTGGACGGACAGCGCGCGGGGTCTGTCCGGGGAGACCTGGCCGAAACGGATGCACGGCTCGGCCGATCCGGGCCGGCCGGTGATCCTGCACGTGCGGGTGGCCGGGTCGCCGGGGTGGCGGTTCGCGCTGCTGATGCGGGATCACCTGCGTGCGGTGCCGGAGGCGCGGGACGCCTACGCCGCGGCGAAGGCCGAGCTGGCACTGCGGTTCGCCGACCGGGCGGGGTATGCGACGGCCAAGGAGCCGTGGTTCGACGAGGAGGCGCGGGCCGCGGACGACTGGGCCGAGGCCACTGGGTGGCAGCCGCCCGCTTTTTGA
- a CDS encoding ArsR/SmtB family transcription factor, with product MEQTVHPAVPRLTSSVVGMTNPSVPPDVVSVSVDGVGLTVAPLPASSATEFAAMFKALGDPVRLRLLSMIASAADGEICVCDLSSAFHLTGPTISHHLRILREAGLVDSDRRGTWVYYRAVPATLILLAGLLHAT from the coding sequence ATGGAGCAGACCGTTCATCCGGCCGTGCCGCGCCTGACCAGCTCGGTTGTCGGCATGACGAATCCGTCCGTTCCACCCGACGTCGTCTCGGTCTCGGTGGACGGCGTCGGCCTGACCGTCGCGCCGTTGCCGGCGTCGAGCGCGACCGAGTTCGCCGCGATGTTCAAGGCGCTCGGCGATCCGGTCCGGCTGCGGCTCCTGTCGATGATCGCCTCGGCGGCCGACGGCGAGATCTGCGTCTGCGACCTCAGCAGCGCCTTCCACCTGACCGGCCCGACCATCTCGCACCACCTGCGGATCCTGCGCGAGGCCGGCCTGGTCGACAGCGACCGCCGCGGCACCTGGGTCTATTACCGCGCCGTCCCGGCCACCCTGATCCTGCTCGCCGGCCTGCTGCACGCGACCTAG
- a CDS encoding class I SAM-dependent methyltransferase encodes MTEIPTIEPTSPRRVTEEETRHANRSWWDLDADDYQDEHGAFLGDVDFVWCPERLREADAGLLGDVRGKDVLELGAGAAAGARWLRSQGARAVAMDLSAGMLRHAQAAAARSGVRVPLVQSDALALPFRPASFDIVCTAFGAIPFVADSAAAMREVARVLRPGGSWVFSVTHPMRWVFWDEPDESGLLARNSYFDRSPYVERDEHGRLTYLEQHRTLGDRIRELVAAGFVLRDLVEPEWPAGHEETWGQWSPLRGRLFPGTAIFVCDLPAR; translated from the coding sequence GTGACCGAGATCCCCACGATCGAGCCGACCTCCCCCCGCCGGGTGACCGAGGAGGAGACGCGCCACGCGAACCGATCCTGGTGGGATCTCGACGCGGACGACTATCAGGACGAGCACGGAGCCTTCCTCGGCGACGTCGATTTCGTCTGGTGCCCGGAGCGGCTGCGCGAGGCCGACGCGGGACTGCTGGGTGACGTCCGGGGCAAGGATGTCCTGGAGCTCGGCGCCGGCGCCGCCGCCGGCGCCCGGTGGTTGCGGTCGCAGGGCGCCCGCGCGGTCGCGATGGACCTGTCCGCGGGCATGTTGCGGCACGCTCAGGCCGCGGCCGCCAGGTCCGGCGTACGCGTACCGCTCGTCCAGTCGGATGCCCTCGCCCTACCGTTCCGGCCGGCGTCGTTCGACATCGTGTGCACCGCCTTCGGCGCCATCCCGTTCGTGGCCGACTCCGCCGCCGCGATGCGCGAGGTGGCCCGGGTGCTCCGTCCCGGCGGCAGCTGGGTGTTCTCCGTCACACACCCGATGCGCTGGGTCTTCTGGGACGAGCCCGACGAGAGCGGCCTGCTCGCCCGGAATTCGTACTTCGACCGCTCGCCGTACGTCGAGCGCGACGAGCACGGCCGGCTCACCTACCTGGAGCAGCACCGGACTCTGGGCGACCGGATCCGCGAGCTGGTGGCGGCCGGCTTCGTCCTGCGCGACCTGGTCGAGCCGGAGTGGCCGGCCGGGCACGAGGAGACCTGGGGCCAGTGGAGCCCGCTGCGCGGCCGGCTCTTCCCCGGCACCGCCATCTTCGTCTGCGACCTGCCGGCCCGCTGA
- a CDS encoding MBL fold metallo-hydrolase, producing the protein MILIDLGLGPGGMLLDNLAADGVTPADVDLVVLTHLHRDHVGWAGAFPRARYLVDRREWEHWCAHPGGVGPDPDRVLPAIARRLGHLDQLPPGIQAVPTPGHTPGHTCLLVTDPDVEERVLVLGDLLHTRAQFAEPHWRFRSDVDPEQARRHRTDVLDRFRDGRTVLAGGHFTGTAFGELPQQRQHPQTSHPD; encoded by the coding sequence GTGATCCTCATCGACCTCGGTCTCGGGCCCGGCGGCATGCTGCTGGACAACCTCGCCGCCGACGGCGTGACGCCCGCGGACGTCGACCTGGTCGTCCTCACCCACCTGCACCGGGACCACGTCGGCTGGGCCGGCGCCTTCCCCCGCGCCCGTTACCTGGTCGATCGCCGGGAGTGGGAGCACTGGTGCGCCCACCCGGGCGGAGTCGGCCCGGACCCGGACCGGGTGCTGCCCGCGATCGCCCGCCGGCTCGGCCATCTGGACCAGCTTCCACCCGGCATCCAGGCCGTGCCCACCCCGGGGCACACGCCCGGCCACACCTGCCTGCTCGTCACCGACCCGGACGTCGAGGAACGAGTCCTGGTTCTCGGCGACTTGCTGCACACCCGCGCCCAGTTCGCCGAACCGCACTGGCGGTTCCGCTCCGACGTCGACCCGGAGCAGGCCCGCCGGCACCGCACCGACGTGCTCGACCGATTCCGAGACGGCCGCACCGTCCTGGCCGGCGGCCACTTCACCGGCACCGCCTTCGGCGAACTGCCGCAACAAAGGCAACACCCACAAACCAGCCACCCGGACTAG
- a CDS encoding winged helix-turn-helix transcriptional regulator → MASRPRPGTLLPVGAGRNCPTTCPTRQTVARLADRWTIVLLEALSGGERRFGQLRAAADGISEKMLTQTLRSLERDGLVAREVLPGTPPGVAYRLTGLGSSLLEPLMAIRDWGQRHMTEVEEARTAFDGR, encoded by the coding sequence ATGGCGAGCAGACCGCGTCCCGGTACGTTGCTTCCGGTCGGGGCGGGACGGAACTGTCCGACGACCTGCCCGACCCGGCAGACCGTGGCCCGGCTGGCGGACCGGTGGACGATCGTGCTGCTGGAGGCGCTGTCCGGCGGGGAGCGGCGGTTCGGTCAGTTGCGGGCGGCGGCCGACGGCATCAGCGAGAAGATGCTCACCCAGACCCTGCGCAGCCTGGAGCGGGACGGGCTGGTGGCCCGCGAGGTGCTGCCCGGAACGCCGCCCGGGGTCGCTTATCGGCTCACCGGGCTCGGCTCTTCGCTGCTCGAACCACTGATGGCGATCCGTGACTGGGGTCAGCGGCACATGACCGAGGTGGAAGAGGCCCGGACCGCCTTCGACGGCCGCTGA
- the uvrB gene encoding excinuclease ABC subunit UvrB, whose product MALDIPRLDGRFEVVSDYQPAGDQPAAIDELERRVRAGDRHTVLLGATGTGKSATTAWLIERLQRPALVMAPNKTLCAQLAKEFRELLPNNAVEYFVSYYDYYQPEAYIAQTDTYIEKDSSVNEEVERLRHSATMSLLTRRDTIVVATVSAIYGLGTPQEYIERAVKVKVGGEIDRDKLLRRLVDIQYTRNDVAFQRGTFRVRGDTLEIIPAYEELAVRVELFGDEVEKLYYLHPLTGEVVREVDELIIFPATHYVAGPERMERAIRDIEAELAERLAELERQGKLLEAQRLRMRTTYDIEMMRQVGFCNGIENYSMHMDGRQPGDPAYTLLDYFPDDFITVIDESHVSIPQIGGMYEGDASRKRILIEHGFRLPSAADNRPLRFDEFLDRVGQMVFLSATPGNWEMEQAQGEFVEQVIRPTGLVDPQVVVKPTKGQIDDLMHEIQLRTEKDERVLVTTLTKKMAEDLTDYLLENGIRVRYLHSEVDTLRRVELLKELRKGDYDVLVGINLLREGLDLPEVSLVAILDADKEGFLRSGRSLIQTIGRAARNVSGEVHMYADKITPSMRDAIEETDRRRAKQIAHNEANGIQPQALRKKIHDILDDIYREAEDTDSAIVGGAGRQMSRGKAPVPETRSKGRAGAGPAREGMARAELVQLIQDLNDQMLGAARELQFELAARIRDEISELKKELRGMDMAGVK is encoded by the coding sequence ATGGCGCTCGACATCCCACGACTCGACGGCCGGTTCGAGGTCGTCAGCGACTACCAGCCGGCCGGTGACCAGCCCGCGGCGATCGACGAGCTGGAGCGGCGGGTCCGCGCCGGTGACCGGCACACCGTGCTGCTCGGCGCCACCGGCACCGGCAAGAGCGCGACCACCGCCTGGCTGATCGAGCGGCTGCAACGGCCCGCCCTCGTCATGGCGCCGAACAAGACGCTCTGCGCCCAGCTCGCCAAGGAGTTCCGCGAGCTGCTGCCGAACAACGCGGTCGAATACTTCGTCAGTTACTACGACTACTACCAGCCCGAGGCGTACATCGCCCAGACCGACACCTACATCGAGAAGGACTCCTCGGTCAACGAGGAGGTGGAGCGGCTCCGGCACTCGGCCACCATGTCCCTGCTCACCCGCCGCGACACCATCGTGGTGGCCACGGTCAGCGCGATCTACGGCCTGGGCACCCCGCAGGAGTACATCGAGCGGGCCGTCAAGGTGAAGGTCGGCGGCGAGATCGACCGGGACAAGCTGCTGCGCCGGCTCGTCGACATCCAGTACACGCGTAACGACGTCGCCTTCCAGCGGGGCACGTTCCGGGTGCGCGGTGACACGCTGGAGATCATCCCGGCTTATGAGGAGCTTGCCGTCCGGGTCGAGCTCTTCGGCGACGAGGTGGAGAAGCTCTACTATCTGCACCCGCTCACCGGCGAGGTGGTCCGCGAGGTCGACGAGCTGATCATCTTCCCGGCGACGCACTACGTGGCCGGCCCGGAGCGGATGGAGCGGGCGATCCGCGACATCGAGGCCGAGCTGGCCGAGCGGCTGGCCGAGCTGGAGCGGCAGGGCAAGCTGCTGGAGGCACAGCGGCTGCGGATGCGGACGACCTATGACATCGAGATGATGCGCCAGGTCGGCTTCTGCAACGGCATCGAGAACTACTCGATGCACATGGACGGGCGGCAGCCCGGCGATCCGGCGTACACGCTGCTCGACTACTTCCCGGACGACTTCATCACGGTCATCGACGAGTCGCACGTCTCGATCCCGCAGATCGGCGGGATGTATGAGGGCGACGCCTCCCGCAAACGCATCCTGATCGAGCACGGCTTCCGGCTGCCCAGCGCAGCCGACAACCGGCCGCTGCGGTTCGACGAGTTCCTGGACCGGGTCGGCCAGATGGTCTTCCTCTCCGCGACCCCGGGCAACTGGGAGATGGAGCAGGCGCAGGGCGAGTTCGTCGAGCAGGTGATCCGGCCGACCGGCCTGGTCGACCCGCAGGTCGTGGTGAAACCGACCAAGGGCCAGATCGACGACCTGATGCACGAGATCCAGCTGCGCACGGAGAAGGACGAGCGTGTCCTGGTCACCACCCTGACCAAGAAGATGGCCGAGGACCTCACCGACTATCTCCTGGAGAACGGGATCCGGGTCCGCTATCTGCACTCCGAGGTGGACACCCTGCGCCGCGTCGAGCTGCTCAAGGAGCTGCGCAAAGGTGACTACGACGTGCTGGTCGGCATCAACCTGCTGCGCGAGGGTCTCGACCTGCCCGAGGTGTCGCTGGTCGCGATCCTGGACGCGGACAAGGAGGGCTTCCTGCGCAGCGGGCGCTCGCTGATCCAGACCATCGGCCGGGCCGCGCGGAACGTGTCCGGCGAGGTCCACATGTATGCCGACAAGATCACTCCGTCGATGCGGGACGCGATCGAGGAGACCGATCGGCGGCGGGCCAAGCAGATCGCGCACAACGAGGCCAACGGGATCCAGCCGCAGGCCCTGCGGAAAAAGATCCACGACATCCTCGACGACATCTACCGCGAGGCGGAGGACACCGACTCGGCGATCGTCGGTGGCGCGGGGCGGCAGATGTCGCGGGGCAAGGCGCCGGTGCCGGAGACGCGGTCGAAGGGGCGCGCGGGGGCCGGGCCGGCTCGCGAGGGGATGGCCCGGGCGGAGTTGGTGCAGCTCATCCAGGACCTCAACGACCAGATGCTGGGGGCGGCGCGGGAGTTGCAGTTCGAGCTGGCGGCCCGGATCCGCGACGAGATCTCCGAGCTGAAGAAGGAGTTGCGGGGGATGGACATGGCGGGGGTGAAGTAG
- the rpsA gene encoding 30S ribosomal protein S1 → MTSSIEATSSANRVTVDDLGSEEAFLAAIDETIKYFNDGDIVEGTVVKVDRDEVLLDIGYKTEGVIPSRELSIKHDVDPAEVVSVGDHIEALVLTKEDKEGRLILSKKRAQYERAWGTIEKIKEEDGVVRGSVIEVVKGGLILDIGLRGFLPASLVEMRRVRDLQPYVGRELEAKIIELDKNRNNVVLSRRAWLEQTQSEVRTEFLNKLQKGQVRKGVVSSIVNFGAFVDLGGVDGLVHVSELSWKHIDHPSEVVEVGQEVEVEVLDVDLDRERVSLSLKATQEDPWRQFARTHAINQIVPGKVTKLVPFGAFVRVDDGIEGLVHISELAERHVELPEQVVQVGSDVLVKVIDIDLERRRISLSLKQANEGFVEGEEHFDPTLYGMAATYDAEGNYIYPEGFDPETGEWLEGFEKQRETWEKQYADARERWEAHTKQVQASRDADAEAALNPAPAGGVTTSSSTTSSSSAPARSAEEPAGTLATDEALAALREKLAGGKS, encoded by the coding sequence ATGACGAGCAGCATCGAGGCCACCTCGAGCGCCAACCGTGTCACCGTCGACGACCTCGGCTCTGAGGAAGCTTTCCTCGCAGCCATCGACGAGACCATCAAGTACTTCAACGACGGCGACATTGTCGAAGGCACCGTCGTCAAGGTCGATCGGGACGAGGTCCTGCTCGACATCGGCTACAAGACCGAGGGCGTCATCCCCTCGCGCGAGTTGTCGATCAAGCACGACGTGGACCCCGCGGAAGTGGTGTCGGTCGGTGACCACATCGAAGCCCTCGTCCTCACCAAGGAGGACAAGGAAGGTCGCCTGATCCTCTCGAAGAAGCGCGCTCAGTACGAGCGTGCCTGGGGCACCATCGAGAAGATCAAGGAAGAGGACGGCGTCGTCCGCGGTTCGGTCATCGAGGTTGTCAAGGGTGGTCTCATCCTGGACATCGGCCTCCGTGGCTTCCTGCCGGCCTCCCTGGTCGAGATGCGTCGTGTCCGCGACCTCCAGCCGTACGTCGGCCGCGAGCTCGAGGCGAAGATCATCGAGCTGGACAAGAACCGGAACAACGTGGTTCTGTCCCGCCGCGCCTGGCTCGAGCAGACGCAGTCCGAGGTTCGCACCGAGTTCCTCAACAAGCTCCAGAAGGGCCAGGTCCGCAAGGGCGTCGTGTCCTCGATCGTCAACTTCGGTGCCTTCGTGGACCTGGGTGGCGTGGACGGCCTGGTGCACGTCTCCGAGCTCTCCTGGAAGCACATCGACCACCCGTCCGAGGTCGTCGAGGTCGGCCAGGAGGTCGAGGTCGAGGTTCTGGACGTCGACCTGGACCGCGAGCGCGTCTCGCTGTCGCTGAAGGCGACGCAGGAGGACCCGTGGCGTCAGTTCGCCCGGACCCACGCGATCAACCAGATCGTGCCGGGTAAGGTCACCAAGCTGGTTCCGTTCGGCGCCTTCGTCCGCGTGGACGACGGCATCGAGGGCCTGGTGCACATCTCCGAGCTGGCCGAGCGTCACGTCGAGCTGCCCGAGCAGGTCGTCCAGGTGGGCTCCGACGTCCTGGTCAAGGTCATCGACATCGACCTGGAGCGTCGCCGGATCTCGCTGTCGCTCAAGCAGGCCAACGAGGGCTTCGTCGAGGGCGAGGAGCACTTCGACCCGACCCTCTACGGCATGGCCGCGACGTACGACGCCGAGGGCAACTACATCTACCCGGAGGGCTTCGACCCGGAGACGGGCGAGTGGCTCGAGGGCTTCGAGAAGCAGCGCGAGACGTGGGAGAAGCAGTACGCCGACGCCCGCGAGCGCTGGGAGGCCCACACCAAGCAGGTGCAGGCGTCCCGCGACGCCGACGCCGAGGCCGCGCTCAACCCGGCTCCGGCCGGTGGCGTGACCACCTCGTCGTCGACCACCTCGAGCTCGTCGGCCCCGGCGCGCTCCGCCGAGGAGCCCGCGGGCACCCTGGCCACCGACGAGGCTCTCGCCGCCCTGCGCGAGAAGCTGGCCGGCGGCAAGAGCTGA
- a CDS encoding DUF2945 domain-containing protein, giving the protein MADEDLTKGDKVTWRSHGENVHGTVEQKITERTEAAGRTVAASSDDPQYRVRSDKTGKDAVHKPGALKHG; this is encoded by the coding sequence ATGGCCGATGAAGACCTGACAAAGGGCGACAAGGTGACCTGGCGCAGCCACGGCGAGAACGTGCACGGCACCGTCGAGCAGAAGATCACCGAACGGACCGAGGCGGCCGGGCGCACCGTGGCGGCGTCCTCCGACGACCCGCAGTACCGCGTCCGGAGCGACAAGACCGGCAAGGACGCGGTGCACAAGCCGGGGGCGCTGAAGCATGGCTGA
- a CDS encoding amino acid ABC transporter ATP-binding protein — MTEMVKAENVHKYFGSLEVLKGVDLTVPSGGVSCVLGPSGSGKSTFLRCINHLEKLNAGRIMVDGELVGYRERGGKLHEMNERDIAKQRQSIGMVFQRFNLFPHMTVLDNVMEAPCRVKRESRAEVRDRALALLDRVGLAEKVENYPGQLSGGQQQRVAIARALAMRPKVMLFDEPTSALDPELVGEVLEVMKGLARDGMTMIVVTHEIGFAREVADEVVFMDGGVVVEKGRPDEVIANPQQERTKAFLSKVL, encoded by the coding sequence ATGACCGAGATGGTGAAGGCGGAGAACGTCCACAAGTACTTCGGCTCGCTCGAGGTGCTCAAGGGTGTCGACCTGACCGTGCCGTCCGGCGGCGTGAGCTGCGTGCTCGGCCCGTCCGGGTCGGGCAAGTCGACGTTCCTGCGCTGCATCAACCACCTGGAGAAACTCAACGCCGGCCGGATCATGGTCGACGGCGAGCTGGTCGGTTATCGCGAGCGCGGCGGCAAGCTGCACGAGATGAACGAGCGGGACATCGCCAAGCAGCGGCAGTCGATCGGCATGGTGTTCCAGCGGTTCAACCTCTTCCCGCACATGACCGTCCTGGACAACGTCATGGAGGCGCCCTGCCGGGTGAAGCGGGAGAGCCGCGCCGAGGTCCGGGACCGGGCCCTGGCGCTGCTCGACCGGGTGGGCCTGGCCGAGAAGGTGGAGAACTACCCCGGTCAGCTCTCCGGTGGCCAGCAGCAGCGGGTGGCGATCGCCCGGGCCCTGGCCATGCGGCCCAAGGTGATGCTCTTCGACGAGCCGACCAGCGCCCTCGACCCGGAGCTGGTCGGTGAGGTGCTCGAGGTGATGAAGGGTCTGGCCCGGGACGGGATGACGATGATCGTGGTGACCCACGAGATCGGTTTCGCCCGGGAGGTGGCCGACGAGGTGGTCTTCATGGACGGCGGGGTCGTCGTCGAGAAGGGCCGGCCGGACGAGGTCATCGCGAATCCGCAGCAGGAACGCACCAAGGCGTTCCTGAGCAAGGTGCTGTAA